The proteins below are encoded in one region of Coffea arabica cultivar ET-39 chromosome 4c, Coffea Arabica ET-39 HiFi, whole genome shotgun sequence:
- the LOC113739997 gene encoding uncharacterized protein, whose translation MALYRSSHSIRRAVANSWRLSLKPISAAYNSCDWSYFNENNDNNWCRFNFVKSPFTSGSPHVKFSNTDTSTSSYSTLHPLHEGPSYMRAAVFWEPNKPLTIEDFQMPRPKANEILIKTKACGVCHSDLHVIKGELPFASPCVVGHEITGEVVEHGALTDSKIVERFPVGAQVVGAFIMPCGSCFFCSKGQDDLCESFFAYNRAKGTLYDGETRLFLRSNGKPVYMYSMGGLAEYCVVPAHGLTVLPNSLPYTESAILGCAVFTAYGAMAHAAQVRPGDAIAVIGIGGVGSSCLQIARAFGASEIIAVDVQDEKLQKAKTLGATYTINARNEDAAKKIKEITGGMGVDVAVEALGKPQTFNQCVQSVRDGGKAVMIGLTLSGAKGEVDINHLVRRQIKVIGSYGGRARQDLPKLVKLAESGIFNLKAAVSRTLTFEEADKAYKDLDKGNIIGRAVVEIM comes from the exons ATGGCGCTTTACCGCAGCTCTCACTCAATCCGCAGAGCCGTTGCCAATAGTTGGAGACTCTCACTAAAGCCAATTTCAGCAGCCTACAATTCTTGTGATTGGAGTTACTTCAATGAGAATAATGACAATAATTGGTGTCgttttaattttgttaagaGCCCATTTACATCTGGTTCTCCCcatgtgaaattttcgaacaCTGATACTTCAACATCATCGTACTCAACATTACACCCCCTCCATGAAGGGCCTTCTTATATGCGTGCTGCTGTTTTTTGGGAACCAAACAAACCCCTCACAATTGAAGACTTCCAAATGCCCCGGCCAAAAGCTAATGAAATCCTCATCAAAACCAAGG CCTGTGGGGTGTGCCACTCGGATCTGCATGTAATAAAAGGTGAGCTTCCATTTGCAAGCCCTTGCGTCGTGGGCCATGAGATAACAGGTGAGGTCGTTGAACATGGCGCACTCACCGACTCTAAAATCGTTGAAAG ATTTCCTGTAGGAGCTCAAGTTGTTGGAGCTTTCATAATGCCTTGTGGTAGttgtttcttttgctctaag GGTCAAGATGACTTGTGTGAGTCATTCTTTGCTTATAACCGAGCAAAAGGAACACTTTATGATGGTGAAACACGGCTATTTCTCCGTAGCAATG GAAAACCAGTGTATATGTACAGTATGGGAGGTCTTGCGGAGTACTGTGTAGTGCCAGCACATGGATTGACTGTTCTACCGAATTCCTTGCCTTACACTGAATCTGCTATACTGGGTTGTGCTGTTTTTACTGCCTACGGGGCTATGGCTCATGCTGCACAGGTTCGCCCTGGCGATGCCATTGCTGTGATTGGCATAGGTGGTGTGGGCTCAAG TTGCCTGCAGATAGCACGGGCATTTGGGGCTTCTGAGATTATTGCTGTGGATGTCCAAGATGAGAAACTGCAGAAAGCAAAAACTCTTGGAGCTACTTATACCATAAATGCACGAAATGAAGATGCTGCTAAAAAAATTAAG GAAATAACAGGGGGAATGGGTGTAGATGTTGCTGTGGAAGCCTTGGGAAAACCACAAACCTTTAATCAGTGTGTTCAGAGTGTTCGAGATGGAGGAAAAGCAGTAATGATTGGCCTTACACTCTCTGGTGCCAAAGGCGAGGTTGACATAAATCATTTGGTTCGTAGACAG ATAAAAGTAATTGGATCATATGGGGGTAGGGCGAGGCAAGATTTGCCCAAGTTGGTTAAACTAGCAGAAAGTGGCATATTCAATCTCAAGGCAGCTGTTTCCAGGACATTGACGTTTGAAGAGGCTGATAAAGCATATAAGGACCTTGACAAGGGAAACATTATTGGACGTGCTGTTGTGGAGATCATGTAA